One Arthrobacter sp. StoSoilB19 DNA window includes the following coding sequences:
- the soxG gene encoding sarcosine oxidase subunit gamma family protein codes for MAETAASPTAADKNLAARVSPARQLAEAFAAGSLAGTVELRELPFLTMVGLRAQAGSDTAQRLAAVTGGLPAGVGAVDSSGDTSVLWLGPGEFLVVAPTEAHESLGGGLIPALRDALGDGAGQVVDLSANRTTFELSGPRARAVLEKGCSLDLHPRVFKAGTAYSTEIANIPAILWKTGEDSFRIFPRASFAEFLGRWLLDAMREYASPEVP; via the coding sequence ATGGCTGAAACAGCAGCATCCCCCACCGCCGCAGACAAGAATCTCGCAGCCCGCGTCAGCCCAGCCAGGCAGCTCGCGGAGGCCTTCGCGGCAGGCTCCCTGGCCGGCACCGTCGAACTTAGGGAGCTGCCCTTCCTCACCATGGTGGGTCTCCGGGCCCAGGCAGGATCGGACACCGCGCAGCGCCTGGCCGCCGTCACCGGCGGACTGCCGGCCGGCGTCGGCGCCGTGGACAGCTCCGGCGACACCTCGGTCCTCTGGCTGGGACCCGGTGAATTCCTGGTGGTGGCACCCACCGAGGCACACGAGTCCCTGGGCGGCGGCCTGATCCCCGCCCTCCGGGACGCGCTGGGCGACGGCGCGGGCCAGGTGGTGGACCTGTCCGCCAACCGGACCACGTTCGAACTGTCCGGCCCCCGTGCCCGGGCGGTCCTGGAAAAGGGCTGCTCGCTGGACCTGCACCCCCGGGTGTTCAAGGCGGGCACCGCCTACTCCACGGAGATCGCCAACATCCCCGCCATCCTGTGGAAGACCGGTGAGGACTCCTTCCGGATCTTCCCGCGGGCATCGTTCGCCGAGTTCCTGGGCCGGTGGCTGCTGGACGCCATGCGGGAGTACGCCTCGCCAGAGGTCCCCTGA
- the purU gene encoding formyltetrahydrofolate deformylase → MTVTETRMPAPKAPTTVEHVLTLDCAEGPGIVHAVSGFLLEHGCDIIDNKQFGERSEGHFFMRVHFVSEGDESTLDTLRKSFAPVADKFGMRWQLERHGSKRRVLIMVSKFGHCLNDLLFRARIGELPVDVVAVVSNHRDHQALVEWHGIPFHHIPVTADTKPDAEARLMELVDGLEVELVVLARYMQVLSDDLTRKLDGRAINIHHSFLPSFKGAKPYHQAYARGVKTVGATAHYVNAELDEGPIIAQQVVEVDHTYGPEDLVAAGRDTECKALSNAVKWHCEGRVLLQGNRTVVLR, encoded by the coding sequence ATGACTGTTACTGAGACCCGGATGCCCGCCCCGAAGGCGCCCACCACCGTGGAACACGTCCTGACCCTCGACTGCGCCGAGGGCCCCGGCATTGTGCATGCCGTCTCCGGCTTCCTGCTGGAACACGGCTGCGACATCATCGACAACAAGCAGTTCGGTGAGCGCTCCGAGGGCCACTTCTTCATGCGCGTCCACTTCGTGTCCGAGGGGGACGAGTCCACGCTGGATACCCTGCGGAAATCGTTTGCTCCCGTGGCGGACAAGTTCGGCATGCGGTGGCAGCTTGAACGCCACGGTTCAAAGCGCAGGGTGCTGATCATGGTGTCCAAGTTTGGGCACTGCCTCAACGACCTGCTGTTCCGGGCCCGCATCGGCGAACTTCCCGTTGACGTGGTGGCGGTGGTGTCCAACCACCGTGACCACCAGGCCCTGGTGGAGTGGCACGGCATCCCGTTCCACCACATCCCGGTCACGGCTGACACCAAGCCCGACGCCGAGGCCAGGCTCATGGAACTGGTTGATGGGCTGGAGGTGGAACTGGTGGTGCTGGCCCGCTACATGCAGGTGCTCAGTGACGACCTGACCCGGAAGCTGGACGGCCGCGCCATCAACATCCACCACTCGTTCCTGCCCAGCTTCAAGGGCGCCAAGCCGTACCACCAGGCCTATGCACGCGGCGTCAAGACCGTGGGCGCCACCGCCCACTACGTCAACGCCGAACTGGACGAGGGACCCATCATCGCCCAGCAGGTGGTGGAGGTGGACCACACCTACGGGCCCGAGGACCTGGTGGCCGCCGGCCGCGACACGGAATGCAAGGCCCTCTCCAACGCGGTGAAATGGCACTGCGAGGGCAGGGTCCTGCTGCAGGGCAACCGGACCGTGGTGCTGCGGTAG
- a CDS encoding sarcosine oxidase subunit delta codes for MLLIPCPNCGPRDETEFHYGGQAHVPYPENPYELSDTEWSRYLFYRENPKGIFAERWVHSTGCRQWFNMLRDTVSYDIQAVYPMGVPRPAAPVPPAADTGTASTGPASTTPLSPSTAPEGATK; via the coding sequence ATGCTGCTGATCCCATGCCCCAACTGCGGCCCGCGGGACGAAACCGAATTCCACTACGGTGGCCAGGCCCACGTTCCGTATCCGGAGAACCCGTACGAGCTGAGCGACACCGAATGGTCCCGCTACCTCTTCTACCGCGAGAACCCCAAGGGCATCTTCGCCGAACGCTGGGTCCACAGCACAGGCTGCCGCCAGTGGTTCAACATGCTCCGCGACACCGTGAGCTACGACATCCAGGCCGTGTACCCGATGGGCGTGCCGCGGCCGGCCGCGCCCGTCCCGCCTGCAGCCGATACCGGCACCGCAAGCACCGGCCCGGCGAGCACCACCCCTCTCAGCCCCAGCACCGCCCCGGAAGGAGCGACCAAGTGA
- a CDS encoding sarcosine oxidase subunit alpha family protein, which yields MTSQNARLATGGRIDRTISWRFTVDGEEFTGHPGDTLASALLANGHIAAGNSLYEDRPRGIMSAGVEEANALVRVEARFPGHVAESMLPATTVSLVDGLQATLLNGLGKLDPEDDRAEYDKKYVHTDILVIGGGPAGLAAAREAVRSGARVMLLDDQPELGGSLLSGSTAPGVAETIEGKPALEWVADVEAELVSGAESTVLNRTTAFGAYDANYVIAVQNRTDHLGSPAAPGVSRQRIWHIRANQVVLAPGAHERPLVFENNDRPGIMLASAVRTYLNRYGVAAGKRVVISTTNDSAYAAAADLAAAGVKVAAVVDARPALTAVATAAVESGIRVLIGSAVANTSADASGRLDGVTVRSINDDGELTSGIEQIACDLLAVSGGWSPLVHLHSQRQGKLRWDDELAAFVPSTEVPNQQTIGSGRGSFATADCLAEGVSAGARAAIAAGFESAVEPSVFAEPKAAAPTRQLWLVPGENGTPDDWHHHFVDFQRDQSVADVLRSTGAGMRSVEHIKRYTSISTANDQGKTSGVNAIGVIAAALRTAGEASRGIGDIGTTTYRAPFTPVAFAALAGRQRGELFDPARITSIHPWHVAKGALFEDVGQWKRPWYYPQGGEDMDAAVLRECAAVRESVGFMDATTLGKIEIRGKDAGEFLNRVYTNAFKKLAPGSARYGVMCTPDGMIFDDGVTLRVDDDTYFMTTTTGGAAKVLDWLEEWLQTEWPELDVHCTSVTEQWSTIAVVGPKSREVIAKVAPELAANGGLEAEAFPFMTFRETILASGVRARICRISFSGELAYEINVPAWYGLNTWEAVAAAGAEFNITPYGTETMHVLRAEKGYPIVGQDTDGTVTPQDAGMEWIVSKAKDFIGKRSYSRADAQREDRKHLVSVLPVDGTLRLPEGAQLVEKGRSTNPAYGPVPMEGFVTSSYHSAALGRSFGLALIKNGRNRIGETLVAAAGDQLVDVVVAETVLFDPEGTRKDG from the coding sequence GTGACTTCCCAGAACGCCCGCCTGGCAACCGGCGGCCGCATCGACCGCACCATTTCCTGGCGCTTCACCGTTGACGGCGAGGAGTTCACCGGGCACCCCGGCGACACCCTGGCCTCGGCACTGCTGGCCAACGGCCACATCGCCGCAGGCAACTCGCTCTACGAGGACCGCCCCCGCGGCATCATGTCCGCCGGCGTCGAGGAAGCCAACGCCCTGGTCCGCGTGGAGGCCCGGTTCCCCGGCCACGTCGCCGAGTCCATGCTCCCTGCCACCACCGTCTCGCTGGTGGACGGGCTGCAGGCCACCCTGCTGAACGGCCTGGGCAAGCTGGATCCGGAAGATGACCGCGCCGAGTACGACAAGAAGTACGTCCACACCGACATCCTGGTCATCGGCGGCGGCCCTGCCGGCCTGGCCGCGGCCCGCGAGGCAGTCCGCAGCGGTGCCCGCGTGATGCTCCTGGACGACCAGCCCGAGCTCGGCGGCTCCCTGCTCTCCGGCTCCACGGCCCCGGGCGTGGCAGAGACCATCGAGGGCAAGCCCGCCCTGGAATGGGTGGCCGACGTCGAAGCCGAGCTGGTGTCCGGCGCGGAATCCACCGTGCTGAACCGCACCACCGCGTTCGGCGCCTACGACGCCAACTACGTCATCGCCGTCCAGAACCGCACCGACCACCTGGGCAGCCCCGCGGCTCCCGGTGTGTCACGCCAGCGGATTTGGCACATCCGTGCCAACCAGGTGGTCCTGGCGCCCGGCGCCCACGAACGTCCCCTGGTGTTCGAGAACAACGACCGCCCCGGCATCATGCTGGCATCGGCCGTCCGCACCTACCTCAACCGGTACGGCGTGGCCGCCGGGAAGCGCGTGGTCATCAGCACCACCAACGACAGTGCCTACGCCGCCGCAGCCGATCTCGCCGCCGCCGGCGTCAAGGTTGCCGCGGTGGTGGACGCCCGCCCTGCGCTGACCGCCGTGGCAACTGCCGCCGTCGAATCCGGAATCCGGGTGCTGATCGGCAGCGCGGTGGCCAACACCTCTGCCGACGCATCCGGCCGGCTGGACGGCGTCACCGTCCGCAGCATCAACGACGACGGCGAGCTCACCTCCGGCATCGAGCAGATCGCCTGCGACCTGCTGGCGGTGTCCGGCGGCTGGAGCCCGCTGGTCCACCTGCACTCGCAGCGGCAGGGCAAGCTGCGCTGGGACGACGAGCTGGCAGCCTTCGTGCCCAGCACCGAAGTGCCCAACCAGCAGACCATCGGCTCCGGCCGCGGCTCCTTCGCCACCGCCGACTGCCTTGCCGAGGGCGTCTCCGCCGGCGCGCGGGCCGCCATCGCCGCGGGCTTCGAATCCGCCGTCGAGCCTTCCGTTTTCGCTGAGCCCAAGGCCGCCGCCCCCACCCGCCAGCTCTGGCTGGTGCCGGGGGAGAACGGCACCCCCGACGACTGGCACCACCACTTCGTGGACTTCCAGCGCGACCAGTCCGTGGCTGATGTGCTGCGCTCCACCGGGGCCGGCATGCGTTCCGTGGAGCACATCAAGCGGTACACCTCCATCAGCACCGCCAACGACCAGGGCAAGACCTCCGGCGTCAACGCCATCGGCGTGATCGCGGCGGCCCTCCGCACGGCCGGCGAGGCCTCGCGCGGCATCGGCGACATCGGCACCACCACCTACCGTGCACCGTTCACCCCGGTGGCCTTCGCGGCACTGGCCGGACGCCAGCGCGGTGAACTGTTCGACCCCGCCCGCATCACCTCCATCCACCCCTGGCACGTCGCCAAGGGCGCACTGTTCGAGGACGTTGGACAGTGGAAGCGGCCCTGGTACTACCCCCAGGGCGGGGAGGACATGGACGCTGCCGTGCTCCGCGAGTGCGCCGCCGTCCGCGAATCCGTGGGCTTCATGGACGCCACCACCCTGGGCAAGATCGAGATCCGCGGCAAGGACGCGGGGGAGTTCCTGAACCGGGTTTACACCAACGCGTTCAAGAAGCTCGCCCCGGGTTCGGCGCGTTACGGCGTCATGTGCACGCCGGACGGGATGATCTTCGACGACGGCGTGACCCTCCGCGTGGACGACGACACCTACTTCATGACCACCACCACCGGCGGCGCCGCGAAGGTCCTGGACTGGCTGGAGGAGTGGCTGCAGACCGAGTGGCCCGAACTGGACGTGCACTGCACCTCGGTGACGGAACAGTGGAGCACCATCGCCGTCGTGGGACCCAAGTCCCGCGAAGTCATCGCGAAGGTGGCTCCGGAACTGGCAGCCAACGGTGGCCTGGAGGCCGAGGCGTTCCCGTTCATGACCTTCCGCGAAACCATCCTTGCCTCCGGCGTGCGGGCCCGGATCTGCCGGATTTCGTTCTCCGGCGAACTGGCCTACGAAATCAACGTGCCGGCCTGGTACGGACTGAACACCTGGGAAGCCGTGGCCGCCGCAGGTGCTGAATTCAACATCACCCCCTACGGCACGGAAACCATGCACGTGCTGCGCGCCGAAAAGGGTTACCCGATCGTCGGCCAGGACACGGACGGCACCGTCACGCCGCAGGATGCCGGGATGGAGTGGATTGTCTCCAAGGCCAAGGACTTCATCGGCAAGCGCTCCTACTCCCGGGCCGATGCCCAGCGCGAGGACCGCAAGCACCTGGTGAGCGTCCTGCCCGTCGACGGAACGCTCCGGCTGCCCGAAGGCGCCCAGTTGGTGGAAAAGGGACGCTCCACCAACCCGGCCTACGGGCCGGTGCCCATGGAAGGCTTCGTCACCTCCAGCTACCACAGCGCAGCGCTGGGCAGGTCGTTCGGCCTGGCCCTGATCAAGAACGGCCGCAACCGCATCGGCGAAACACTGGTGGCCGCCGCCGGCGACCAGCTGGTTGACGTAGTTGTTGCAGAAACAGTGCTTTTTGACCCAGAAGGGACCCGTAAAGATGGCTGA
- a CDS encoding L-serine ammonia-lyase yields MALSVLDLFSVGIGPSSSHTVGPMRAAKLFADGLKGDGQLASTVRVQSELFGSLGATGRGHGSDKAVVLGLQGLEPETVDTFTADDQVAAAALNAELHVAGSHRVDFNWEEDVVLHRRKSLPAHPNGMTFRAFDHTGAVLSERSFYSIGGGFVVDGDAEGADKVVADDTVLPYPFSTADELLQICSREGMSISDVMLANELTWHSEAELRDKLLGLWAVMRECVENGCNAEGILPGGLKVPRRAPALFRRLTASAASAEASAKAAAATPSPVQAPADPLLAMEWVNLFALAVNEENAAGGRIVTAPTNGAAGIVPAVLHYYVKFVPGADDDGVVRFLLAAAAVGILFKTNASISGAEVGCQGEVGSACSMAAAGLCEVLGGTPAQVENAAEVGIEHNLGLTCDPVGGLVQIPCIERNAIASVKAINAARLALHGDGSHKVSLDKAIKTMRDTGADMKTKYKETSRGGLAVNVIEC; encoded by the coding sequence ATGGCGCTCAGCGTCCTGGACCTGTTCTCTGTTGGCATCGGGCCCTCGTCATCACACACGGTGGGCCCGATGCGGGCGGCCAAGCTCTTCGCCGATGGCCTGAAGGGCGACGGCCAGCTGGCATCCACCGTGCGCGTCCAGTCGGAACTGTTCGGTTCCCTGGGCGCCACGGGGCGCGGCCACGGCTCCGACAAGGCGGTGGTCCTGGGACTGCAGGGCCTGGAACCCGAAACGGTGGATACGTTCACCGCGGACGACCAGGTGGCGGCCGCGGCCCTCAACGCTGAACTGCACGTCGCCGGCTCGCACCGCGTGGACTTCAACTGGGAAGAGGACGTGGTGCTCCACCGCCGCAAGTCCCTTCCCGCGCACCCCAACGGCATGACCTTCCGGGCTTTCGACCACACCGGAGCCGTGCTGAGCGAGCGGAGCTTCTACTCGATCGGCGGCGGGTTCGTGGTGGACGGCGACGCGGAAGGCGCGGACAAGGTGGTGGCGGACGACACCGTCCTGCCCTACCCGTTCTCCACGGCGGACGAGCTCCTGCAGATCTGCAGCCGCGAAGGCATGTCCATCTCCGACGTCATGCTGGCCAATGAGCTCACCTGGCACAGCGAAGCCGAACTGCGGGATAAGCTGCTGGGCCTGTGGGCCGTGATGCGCGAATGCGTGGAGAACGGCTGCAACGCCGAGGGCATCCTGCCGGGCGGCCTCAAGGTACCCCGGCGCGCACCTGCGCTGTTCCGCAGGCTGACTGCCTCCGCAGCATCGGCGGAGGCGTCCGCAAAGGCGGCGGCAGCAACGCCGTCGCCCGTCCAGGCGCCGGCGGACCCGCTGCTGGCGATGGAATGGGTCAACCTGTTCGCGCTCGCCGTCAATGAGGAGAATGCGGCCGGCGGGCGGATCGTCACCGCGCCCACCAATGGCGCTGCCGGGATCGTGCCTGCCGTGCTGCACTACTACGTGAAATTTGTTCCGGGAGCAGACGACGACGGCGTGGTCCGCTTCCTGCTGGCGGCTGCCGCCGTCGGAATCCTGTTCAAGACGAACGCCTCCATCTCCGGTGCCGAAGTGGGCTGCCAGGGGGAGGTGGGCTCCGCCTGTTCGATGGCGGCGGCCGGGCTCTGCGAAGTGCTCGGCGGAACGCCCGCCCAGGTTGAGAACGCCGCGGAGGTGGGGATCGAGCACAACCTGGGCCTCACCTGCGATCCGGTGGGCGGCCTGGTGCAGATCCCCTGCATCGAGCGGAACGCGATCGCCAGCGTGAAGGCGATCAACGCAGCCCGCCTGGCCCTGCACGGGGACGGCAGCCACAAGGTCTCGCTGGACAAGGCCATCAAGACCATGCGCGACACCGGAGCCGACATGAAAACCAAGTACAAGGAAACCTCCAGAGGAGGACTCGCCGTGAATGTGATCGAGTGCTGA